In a single window of the Rubrivirga sp. SAORIC476 genome:
- a CDS encoding T9SS type A sorting domain-containing protein, with protein VARTLEAFTDVIPSSDFADGANATDRFVLRIGTSASAEAAITEVELTAIAPNPSTGAARVSFALPEAGTARVTVYDVRGRSVATLVDGPLSAGRHEATLDSGSLAAGVYVVRLEAGGAVVTRQAVVVR; from the coding sequence CGTCGCGCGGACGCTGGAGGCGTTCACCGACGTGATCCCGTCGAGCGACTTTGCCGACGGCGCGAACGCGACCGACCGGTTCGTGCTGCGGATCGGCACCTCGGCCTCGGCTGAGGCGGCGATCACGGAGGTCGAGCTGACGGCGATCGCGCCGAACCCGTCGACGGGCGCGGCGCGGGTGTCGTTCGCGCTGCCGGAGGCCGGCACAGCGCGTGTGACGGTGTACGACGTGCGCGGCCGGTCGGTGGCGACGCTGGTGGACGGTCCGCTGAGCGCGGGCCGTCACGAGGCGACGCTGGACAGCGGCTCGCTGGCGGCGGGCGTCTACGTGGTCCGCCTGGAAGCGGGCGGTGCGGTGGTGACGCGCCAGGCGGTGGTGGTGCGCTAA